The genomic segment TAAGCCTACGGGTATGAACTGGACAAACTCCATATCCCGGAGCGGGCAGCCAGCATGGAAGGCTAAGGCATATCCATCCCCGGTAGCGCGTACGGGGTTATCGTGGCGCCAGTACAAGGCTCCCCCTCCACCGTTGGCAAGAATGATTGCTTTGCTCAGGAAGGCGATCGTCTTTCCTTTTCGAAAATCGAACCCTAATGCCCCCACGACTTTTCCAGATTCGGTCACCAGTTCAGTGACCATAACCCAGGGTAAGGAAGAAACTCCCTTCTTCATGGCAGCCTCGGCCAAAATGTTAGCCAAAGGGGCTCCAGCAGCTGTCGGCCTTCCTAGGCAGCGATACCTTCCTTTTTGCCATTCTCCTACCAGTCCAAATTGCTCTAATTCCCGGACTCGCTCGGGGGCTTCATTCACCAGAATCTCCACAAGTTCGCTTACATTAATTCCCTTACCAGCCTGGAGGGTTAACGCCAGGTGAGTTTCCTTGGCGAGTCCCCCTACGGCCAGGGTGAATGCGCCTGCCGACAAGTACGTACAGGTGGATTTTCCCATTGGAGTTTTTGAGACTAAAAGGACTTCGGCTCCTTTTTCTCTGGCGGCCAGTGCGGCCCGCATACCAGCGCCTCCCCCTCCAATGACCAGGACATCCGTTTTGATGATTTCCATATGTTTCTCTCTCTTTCTGTATGGTACTGCAAACATTGAAGCACAGAGGCCACAGTGCGGCAGAGCCGCAACCATCGGTTGGGAGTCTTAAGCATGGGGAAAGCTCACAGAGCCAGGTAATATTTCTTGATGTGCTCGCTTTGCAATAGATCGCTAGCCTTGCCTTCTAAAGCGATTCTTCCGTTTTCCAGGACATAAACCCGGTTGCTGATTTCTAGTGAAAACTGCACGTTTTGTTCGACCAGAAGAATAGCCATTCCCCGGCGATTGATTTCTTTTACGGTCTCAAAAGTTTTAACCACTAAGAGTGGTTGCAGACCAAGGGAAGGTTCATCCATGAGCAAAAGAGTCGGCCGGGACATGAGCGCCCTGCCAATGGCCAGCATTTGGCGTTCCCCTCCACTTAAAGTTCTGGCTTTCTGCTGAATACGTTCTTCCAGTCTGGGGAAGAGCCCGAAAACTTCTTGCAGAGTTCCTTGCCTCTGGGATCTGGCAGGTTCGGTGTAAGAACCCATTAACAGGTTATCCAGGACGGTCATATCAGGAAAAACACGCGACCCTTCAGGAACGATGGCCATCCCCAGGCGTACCGTATCCTCGGGAGAAAGCCTGGCCAGGTCCTGACCCTGGAAGGAAATTTTTCCCTGTTCCTTCCCTCCTTTGGCTGGCTTCAAGAGGTTGACAACACTCTTTAAAAGCGTACTTTTTCCCGCGCCGTTGGGCCCGATGATGGTTACGATTTCTCCGGCTGAAACATAGAGTGACAAATCCCACAAAACATGGACATCCCCGTAAAAAACGTTGATCCGGTCAACCTTTAGCATGGTTTTTTGGTTATTGGCCCATCTTCCCGCCCCACTTTCTAGAACACGAGAAAGGGGGATGGGGCGAGAAAATTGTTAGGTATACCGTTTCCCTAGATACGCTTCGATTACTTCCGGCCTTCCCGCCACCTCGGTGGGAGTGCCTTCGGCAATTTTCTCCCCGTGGTGGATGACCAGCACCCGATCGGAAATTCCCATGACCGCTTGCATGACATGCTCGACCAAAATGAGTGTGGTTTGGGTGCTCAGGCGTTTTAAAAGCAGCAAGGCTTGTTCGATTTCGGCCGGAGTAAGACCGGCCATCACTTCATCAAGGAGTAAAACCTTTGCCCCCGTAGCTAGGGCCCGGCCTAATTCCAGCCGTCTCCGTGAGGGTACAGGGATTTTCCCTGCTGGCTCATCCCGCTGCTTATGCAGGTCTACAACCGTTAATATCCGCTCCGCGGCAACATGCGCTTTGGCCATTCCCAGATTTTGTCCATAAAGGGCCGCCACGAGGATATTTTCATATACCGACATGGTGCCGAAGGGCATGGTAATCTGGGATGTTTTGGCAATTCCCAGGCGGCAGATTTCGTGGGGGGGAATATGGACGATCGATTTTTCTTGGAAAAGAATTTCCC from the Deltaproteobacteria bacterium genome contains:
- a CDS encoding ABC transporter ATP-binding protein — translated: MLKVDRINVFYGDVHVLWDLSLYVSAGEIVTIIGPNGAGKSTLLKSVVNLLKPAKGGKEQGKISFQGQDLARLSPEDTVRLGMAIVPEGSRVFPDMTVLDNLLMGSYTEPARSQRQGTLQEVFGLFPRLEERIQQKARTLSGGERQMLAIGRALMSRPTLLLMDEPSLGLQPLLVVKTFETVKEINRRGMAILLVEQNVQFSLEISNRVYVLENGRIALEGKASDLLQSEHIKKYYLAL
- a CDS encoding ABC transporter ATP-binding protein, with product EILFQEKSIVHIPPHEICRLGIAKTSQITMPFGTMSVYENILVAALYGQNLGMAKAHVAAERILTVVDLHKQRDEPAGKIPVPSRRRLELGRALATGAKVLLLDEVMAGLTPAEIEQALLLLKRLSTQTTLILVEHVMQAVMGISDRVLVIHHGEKIAEGTPTEVAGRPEVIEAYLGKRYT